TTCGGCCTTTTCTTCCTGCCGCTCGCATGCGCATGACGGTCAGGCGATGAGCGGCGTGAGGTCGGGTATTCGGGTCAAGCCTAGTGGGTATGGGCGAACTTGGGGTTTTCAGTGTCCCGCTCGGTGACGGGTTTCGGGTTCGTCCACATTCCCGGGGCGGGGGTCGGGTCGATCCCGCCGTGGCTTAGGGGATTGCACCGCAGGATTCGCCACGCGGTGAGCAGGAGCCCTTTGACGGTTCCATGGCGGCGAATCGAGTCCACCGCGTACTGCGAGCACACGGGCGTGTACATGCACGCGGAAGGCAGGTACGGGGAGATGCCGCGCTGGTACGCGCGAAGGATTCCGACGGTTGCCTTCATCCCTGTGCTCCCTCCTTCTTCGCGGTGCGCCTCTCGAGCTTTCGTAGGGCAGAGGCGAGGGCGGAATCGACTTCACCGACGAGCGTGTCATGGTCGATTTCGTTGATCCCCGCTCGCGTGCGCACGATGACGCTCGCGTACGCGGGGAGAGAATCGAGGCGGGCCCTCATGATTTCCCGCAGGCGCCGCTTGGTGCGGCTGCGAACAACGGAGTTGCCAACCTTTTTTGACACGACAAATCCCACGCGCGGCTCCT
The window above is part of the Dermabacter vaginalis genome. Proteins encoded here:
- the yidD gene encoding membrane protein insertion efficiency factor YidD, which translates into the protein MKATVGILRAYQRGISPYLPSACMYTPVCSQYAVDSIRRHGTVKGLLLTAWRILRCNPLSHGGIDPTPAPGMWTNPKPVTERDTENPKFAHTH
- the rnpA gene encoding ribonuclease P protein component, with protein sequence MRAVNRLRHNDDFRLTTRQGVSAARSHVIVHLAVLSSPEVKRIQEEPRVGFVVSKKVGNSVVRSRTKRRLREIMRARLDSLPAYASVIVRTRAGINEIDHDTLVGEVDSALASALRKLERRTAKKEGAQG